The DNA sequence TTCGGAAGCATTGGGAAGAAGGATGAACGTAGCCCCAGGAGATATGAGCCAGGAAATCTGGCGGCGAGCGGCGCTTATAAAACTGTTGGCGCTGGACGTCGATGGCGTCCTGACCGATGGCAGTATTATTTATACCGACGCCGGCGAAGAGATCAAATGTTTCCACGTCCGGGATGGCCACGGCATCCGCCTGGTGCAGCAGGCGGGCATCGAAGTCGCCCTCATCACCGGTCGGACCTCGGCAGCAGTGGCGCATCGCGCCCGCAATCTGCACATCGCCCAGGTTTATCAAGGCATCCGGGATAAGGTAGGGGTGTTAACCTCCTTACAGGCTACCCTCGGCATAACCCCTGAGGAAACTGCGGTGGTCGGCGATGATCTGGTCGACCTGGCCTTGATGCGGCAGGCCGGGCTGGCCGTCGCCGTGGCAGATGCCGCAAACGAAGTGAAAGAAAGGGCCCACTGGGTGACCTCCCTGCCGGGCGGACGGGGAGCAGTGCGGGAAGTCTGCGAAACCCTGCTCAAGGCTCGCGGAATCTGGGAAGACCTGTTCCAAAGATATTGGGTTGAATGAGAGTAAAACAGACCTGGATATTTCTCGGTTTGCTGGCCTCGTGCCTGGGAGGGCTAATGGGTTTAATTCAACCCCTCTGGAGCGGGGAAGACCCCGGCGTAAGTTTACCACCTCCCACTATTGCCCCCGAGAAGCAGGCGGAGATGAAAGCGGTCCGCCTGACCGAGATTCAAGAGGGGGAGAAGAGATGGATCTTAACTGCGGTGGGGGCTGATTATTTGAAGGATCAGGATACGATCCAGCTCAGGAAAGTCTCGGTCGAAATCATCGGCAAAGATGACGATACTATTACCATCACCGGCAATATTGGTTTTATCAACCCCAAATCCCGTGAATTGACGCTGCAGGGAGACGTTCGAGCCGAAAGCAGGTCCTATGAATTTTCTAGCGATCTGGTGCGCTACGATCCGAAAGCCCGGGTTCTCAGTGCACCGGGAGAAGTCAAGGTCCAGGGGCCGCGCATTTATGTTGAGGGCAGAGGATTATCTATTGATCTTCAGCATAAGAAGCTTGACGTCGCCGAACACATCGTCACCCGCATGCAATTCTCGGGAAATATATGGAAGTTTAAACCATGAGGGCTATACCGCAAACATTCCTGCTGCTCATGCTCGGGTTGGGTCTTATGAGTTTTGCCGCCCCGCCATTATGCTATTCGCAGACCGACAATGTTCCTGGCCAGGAACAGCTACCACTCAATATCACCGCAGCCCGCCTGGAGGTGGACCATTCCCAACAGGTGATTTCCTTTCTCACCAAAGTTGAAGCCCGATATAAAGACCTTATTCTCTATACCGATCTTCTCAAAATCTTTTATCAGGCCAAAACCGAGACGCCCGGAGGCAAAACCTCAGCGGGACAAAAGGATGACAGTAAAGGAGCGGCTTCACCGTTGGGAGCGGTCGGAATCGAAAAAATTCTTCGCATCGAGGCCCTCGGGAATGTTCGGATTGTCCAACAGGATCGGGTGGCAACCGGCGAAAAGGCGATTTACTACACTCAGGAAGAGAAAATTGTGCTTTTGGGAAATCCTCAGCTTTGGCGGGGGGAGAGCAGTCTCAAAGGCCGAGAGATCGTCTTTTTCCTGAAGGATAATCGGGCGGTGGTGGAAGGCGACCCAGAGAAACGGGTAGAGGCCGTAATCTATCCGTCATCGAAATTTCAGGTTCCCGGTAAACCGGCTGCCAAAGCACCATGAGATAATCCTTTAGATAACAGAAATATGCACACCTTAAAAACCATCGAACTCACGAAGAGTTATCGGAACAAAAAGGTAGTTGACCATGTCTCCCTGGTGGTCCACAGCGGCGAGATCGTCGGTCTGTTAGGGCCGAACGGGGCTGGCAAAACCACCACTTTTTATATGATTGTGGGTATTATCAAACCGGACGCCGGGGATATTGTGATCGACGATCAGAGTATCTCACCACTGCCCATATTTCGGCGATCGCGTCTCGGGATCCAGTATCTCCCGCAAGAACCCTCGGTATTCCGAAAACTTACTGTAGCCGAAAACATCCTGGCTATCCTGCAGACACTGCCGCTTGCTTCACTGACCCGACAGACCAGATTGGATGGACTTCTCCAGGAGTTAAAGATTTCTCATCTGGCAAACAACAAGGCCTATTCCCTTTCGGGCGGTGAGCGTCGCCGGGTGGAAATAACCCGGGCCCTGGCAACCTCTCCCCGATTCGTTCTGTTAGACGAGCCTTTTGCCGGCATCGATCCTTTGGCGGTAAATGACATCCAAAATATCATTCACAAACTCAAAGAAAAAGGCCTGGGCATCTTGATCTCCGACCATAATGTCCGGGAAACCTTGGGGGTCTGCGACCGGGCCTATATCATGAATGAAGGTTCGATCCTGGAGGAAGGAACCCCGGAAAAAATTGTAGACAGCGATTTGGCCAAAAAAATTTACTTAGGAGAATCTTTTCGGTTATAATTTGAAAGTAGGCGCTTAGGCATCAGCATCCGGCTTCCAGCTAAAACAACATGTTAGGTAAACTCGCAATCCTGAGCGGTTATTGATTACCCTCAAGTTGAGGGTTGCCTTTGGAGCCGAAGACCGAACGCCATCGTATATGAGATAAATTACCATAGCTTTCTATCGGGTAAGCATTGATCCCATGGCCCTGGAAATTAAACAGACTCTTAAACTAACTCAGCAACTGATTATGACTCCTCAGTTGCAGCAGGCTATTAAGCTGTTGCAGCTCTCCCGTCTGGAATTATTGACTGCGATTAATCAGGAGCTGGAAACAAACCCGGTCTTGGAAGAGTCCCTCGCTGATGAGGAGCAGGAACCGGAATCCTGGGAAACCACCGCCAACCAGGAACCGATGCCTGAAAAAGATACGGGCGATAGCGCACCTTCGGAATTGACCGTGGAACCCCGGGTGAGCGATGATTTCGATTGGGAGGCTTACCTAGAAGACAAAAATCCGCCGGCTATTCGCCAGGAATGGGAAAATCGCGACGGCCCCACATTGGAAAACTTTTCCGCCGTCAGCACTTCCTTAAAGACGCATCTGCTCTGGCAGCTTCAAATGGCGCCTTTGACCAATGAGGAAAAATTTGTCGGCGCCCTGATCATCGGCAATATCGATGAAGACGGTTACCTCCAAACTACAACGGAGGAATTGGCGGCGGAGCTCCAGACCGATGCATCCCAGATAGAGGCGGTACTCAAAAAAATTCACGAATTTGAACCGGTGGGCGTCGGAGCGCGAGACTTGAAGGAATGTCTCCTGATCCAAGTTGAGGTCAAGGGCATCAGCCACCCGCTGGTTCGGCCCATCATAAAACATCACCTGAAAAACTTAGAAAATAGAAATTATACTGCAATCGCCAAAGATCTAAAAACCACCCACGAAGATATTGCGCAAGCATTGGAGATCATCTCGCAGTTGGAGCCCAAACCTGGACGTAGTTTTGATTCCATGGAGACGCGCTATATAAATCCGGATATCTTCGTGTATAAGATGGGAAATGATTATGAAATTTCCTTAAATGAGGACGGACTCCCCAAGTTGCGCATCAATAACTATTACCGGGAAGCCCTGAGCGGCAATACGAGTATCTCTGAAGAAACCAAAACATATATTCAAAACCGGTTGAAATCAGCCATCTGGTTTATTAAGAGCATCCATCAGCGGCAGAAAACCATCTACCGCGTTGCTCAAAGCATTGTCCGTTTTCAGGCGGATTTTTTCGATCGCGGCATCGCTCATCTTAAACCCCTGACCCTGCGGCAAGTGGCTGAAGATGTTCAGATGCACGAATCCACCATTAGCCGGGTTACCACGAATAAATACATGTATACTCCTCAGGGGGTTTTCGAACTGAAGTTCTTTTTCAATAGTGGCATCGCTCGCGTTCATGGTGAGCAGGTGGCTTCAGAGAGTGTAAAAGAGAAAATAAAGCAGATTGTAATGTCCGAAAATATTGAAAATCCTTATAGCGATCAGGATATTGTGAATCTGCTGAAACAATCGAATATTGTCATTGCCCGCCGCACCGTGGCAAAATACCGCGAAATGCTCGGGTTGTTATCATCCAGTAAACGTAAACGGATCATTACTCCTAAAAAGAAATTAATTGTTGATTCACATATTTGATAGGAGTCAATGAAACAGGCATAATCCCAGATCATGCCTTATTATGAAACATCGGAGAAAGATGAATGCAGATTTCCGTTACCTTCCGTCATGTTGAATCCTCTGAAGCATTGAAAGAATATGCCATCAAAAAATTGACGAAGATGGAAAAATATATTGACAGCCCCATGGAGGCCACCGTAGTCTTGGCTATCGAAAAGTTTCGTCATCAGGCCGATATTACGGTTACCGGAGATGGATTCAAAATAAAAGGACGGGAAGAGACCGGCGACATGTATTCGGCCATTGACTTGGCTCTGGAAAAAATCGAAAAGCAACTTAAGCGATTCCGTGAAAAACCACGGACTATCAAGGCATCGCGCAACCTCAAGACTCTCGGGGCCAAACTGAATGTGATCGCCGCTGCTGAAGCCGAAACAGACTCCCCGCAGATTATCCGAAGCCGGTCGCTGGAAGCAAAACCGATGGATTTGGAAGAAGCAGTCCTGCAGTTACAGCGCGGCAATGATGAAGTTCTCGTCTTTACCAATGCTCAAAGCACCGCCCTGAATATCCTCTATCGACGTAGAGACGGCAACTTTGGTCTCATAGAGCCGGAGCAGGGTTAGGACGAGTGATTTTTCATGAAAATCATTGATCTCTTGGATACCAGCCGGGTATCGCCCTTTCTTGCGGCAACAGATAAAAAAGGCGTCATTGAAGAACTGGCAGACACCCTTGTCAGAGGTAGCGATACCCTTGATCGGAACCTAGTGGTCAAGGTACTCATGGAACGGGAAAATTTAGGAAGTACCGGCATCGGGGATAATATTGCCATTCCGCACGGTAAACTGCCAGACTTGAAAAAACTGGTCCTCTGTTTCGGCCGCAGTATAGCCGGCGTCAATTTCGACTCCATGGACGGCAAACCGACGCACCTCTTCTTTCTCCTTATGGCGCCGGAAGAGTCAATCGGATTGCATCTCAAGGCGCTGGCGAAAATTTCCCGAATGTTGAAAGACTCATCTTTCCGCCGTAATCTTATGGAAGCGGCCGATGCAGATGAGATTCTGCGATTAATAGCCGCTGAAGACGCAAAATGTTGAATATCGCTGCTGGAAAGACTAACCGGAGCGAAGCACCCTGAATCAGAGAGCTTAACCGTCCCTAACGAAGCGACCGGCGGATGAAACACACCGGTTGATTGTTTTGTTTTTGGCTTTTCTTCTGACGATTGAAGACCTTTTAGGGCGGTACGGATGCCGCCCTGAATTTTCTACCGCATAGGCCGTCGGTCAAGACACCGGCTCTGGGTTCCGCCGGAATGGCAAATCTTTCTCCCAATCAGGAATTATTTCCGGTTTTGATCATCACCGGTCTTTCAGGCTCAGGCAAAAGCACTGCCTTGAGGGCTTTGGAGGATATCGGCTATTTTTGCATCGATAATCTTCCCATTCACCTAGCCCCAAAATTTCTCCAGTTGCGAGCCCAGATTACTCAGGAAGACATGAAAATTGCCTTCGGCATGGATGTGCGTACCAAAGGATTTATCGAACACCACGGCACTCTCTTCCAGGAACTCAGGGGAATGGGCTATCAACTTCATATCATTTTTCTGGAAGCCAGTGACCAGGTGCTCATACAACGGTTTAGCCAGACCCGGCGCCACCATCCTCTGGCGGAAAATGAGTCGATCGCCGCAGCTATTCAAAAGGAGAGAAGAAAACTCCAGAATCTGCGCCAAGATGCCACCCGCACTATCGATACCTCTTCTATGACCGTTCACGATCTGCGCGTACTCATCATGGAAGAATACAGTCAATTTCCCCTAACCCGCCGGCTCCACCTCCACATCATCTCTTTCGGCTTCAAATATGGGCTGCCGCCCGAAGCCGATATTGTCATGGACGTGCGGTTTCTCCCCAATCCCTTTTTTATTAAGGATTTAAAAGAATTAAATGGATTAGAGTTGCCGGTTCAGGATTACGTGTTAGGCAGAGAAGAGACCAGGGAATTTATCGGTCGTTTTTTTACGATGTTGGATTATCTGATTCCCAACTACCAGAAAGAGGGGAAAACCCATTTAACGGTTGCCATAGGCTGCTCCGGTGGACACCACCGTTCGGTTGTCATCGCCAATGCCCTGAAAAACCATCTGCAGAGTATCGGCCATCCGCTTACTATTAATCATCGGGATATCACGCACGAATAGGAGTTCTTGTTTATGGTCGGAGTCTTAATTGTCACCCACCTACAATTGGCTGAGGCCCTCTTATCCGCCTCCGATCTGATCTTAGGTCGCTTGGAAAAGGTGGCAGCAGTATCATTAGACCCGAATGCCATGCCGGATGAGGCCCGCCAACAGATCGCTGATGGTCTGGCCAGACTCAATTCCAGCGACGGGGTCCTGCTCTTGACCGATATGTTTGGCGGTACTCCCTCAAATCTTTGTCTCTCTTTTCTCAAAGAAAATCAGGTAGAGGTGATAAGCGGCGTCAATCTGCCAATGCTAATTAAAGTAAACCATCTGCGAAATGATAAATCCGCCAGTCTGAGAGAAATGGCCCTGGCTCTGAAACAATCCGGTCAAGAAGGTATAACCGTTGCGAGTGAACTCCTGCATAAGAAATAACCCTGAAACCTCTAACCTCATTTTTTCCCTTGCTACCGCTGACGATCTCGATGAACTTGTGGCCATCGAAAACCAAGCGTTTCCCTTTCCCTGGCCGTGCCAACACTTTATCGCAGAACTGGCAAAGGATTATTCTCGCACTCTCTTGGCAATTCGACAGAACCGGCAGGAACGGGAAATTTGCGGCTATATTATTTTCTGGCTTATCTTCGATGAAATGCACATCCTTAACTTGGCAGTCAAAACTGGCTA is a window from the Desulfobacca acetoxidans DSM 11109 genome containing:
- a CDS encoding PTS sugar transporter subunit IIA, whose product is MKIIDLLDTSRVSPFLAATDKKGVIEELADTLVRGSDTLDRNLVVKVLMERENLGSTGIGDNIAIPHGKLPDLKKLVLCFGRSIAGVNFDSMDGKPTHLFFLLMAPEESIGLHLKALAKISRMLKDSSFRRNLMEAADADEILRLIAAEDAKC
- a CDS encoding PTS sugar transporter subunit IIA produces the protein MVGVLIVTHLQLAEALLSASDLILGRLEKVAAVSLDPNAMPDEARQQIADGLARLNSSDGVLLLTDMFGGTPSNLCLSFLKENQVEVISGVNLPMLIKVNHLRNDKSASLREMALALKQSGQEGITVASELLHKK
- the rpoN gene encoding RNA polymerase factor sigma-54, with protein sequence MALEIKQTLKLTQQLIMTPQLQQAIKLLQLSRLELLTAINQELETNPVLEESLADEEQEPESWETTANQEPMPEKDTGDSAPSELTVEPRVSDDFDWEAYLEDKNPPAIRQEWENRDGPTLENFSAVSTSLKTHLLWQLQMAPLTNEEKFVGALIIGNIDEDGYLQTTTEELAAELQTDASQIEAVLKKIHEFEPVGVGARDLKECLLIQVEVKGISHPLVRPIIKHHLKNLENRNYTAIAKDLKTTHEDIAQALEIISQLEPKPGRSFDSMETRYINPDIFVYKMGNDYEISLNEDGLPKLRINNYYREALSGNTSISEETKTYIQNRLKSAIWFIKSIHQRQKTIYRVAQSIVRFQADFFDRGIAHLKPLTLRQVAEDVQMHESTISRVTTNKYMYTPQGVFELKFFFNSGIARVHGEQVASESVKEKIKQIVMSENIENPYSDQDIVNLLKQSNIVIARRTVAKYREMLGLLSSSKRKRIITPKKKLIVDSHI
- the lptC gene encoding LPS export ABC transporter periplasmic protein LptC, which codes for MGLIQPLWSGEDPGVSLPPPTIAPEKQAEMKAVRLTEIQEGEKRWILTAVGADYLKDQDTIQLRKVSVEIIGKDDDTITITGNIGFINPKSRELTLQGDVRAESRSYEFSSDLVRYDPKARVLSAPGEVKVQGPRIYVEGRGLSIDLQHKKLDVAEHIVTRMQFSGNIWKFKP
- the hpf gene encoding ribosome hibernation-promoting factor, HPF/YfiA family — translated: MQISVTFRHVESSEALKEYAIKKLTKMEKYIDSPMEATVVLAIEKFRHQADITVTGDGFKIKGREETGDMYSAIDLALEKIEKQLKRFREKPRTIKASRNLKTLGAKLNVIAAAEAETDSPQIIRSRSLEAKPMDLEEAVLQLQRGNDEVLVFTNAQSTALNILYRRRDGNFGLIEPEQG
- the rimI gene encoding ribosomal protein S18-alanine N-acetyltransferase is translated as MNSCIRNNPETSNLIFSLATADDLDELVAIENQAFPFPWPCQHFIAELAKDYSRTLLAIRQNRQEREICGYIIFWLIFDEMHILNLAVKTGYRRQGIARALIHRAMQTASCNQVRIVWLEVRPSNQAALSLYHSLGFRCVARRKKYYSETGEDALIMSRALP
- the rapZ gene encoding RNase adapter RapZ, which codes for MANLSPNQELFPVLIITGLSGSGKSTALRALEDIGYFCIDNLPIHLAPKFLQLRAQITQEDMKIAFGMDVRTKGFIEHHGTLFQELRGMGYQLHIIFLEASDQVLIQRFSQTRRHHPLAENESIAAAIQKERRKLQNLRQDATRTIDTSSMTVHDLRVLIMEEYSQFPLTRRLHLHIISFGFKYGLPPEADIVMDVRFLPNPFFIKDLKELNGLELPVQDYVLGREETREFIGRFFTMLDYLIPNYQKEGKTHLTVAIGCSGGHHRSVVIANALKNHLQSIGHPLTINHRDITHE
- a CDS encoding LptA/OstA family protein; translation: MRAIPQTFLLLMLGLGLMSFAAPPLCYSQTDNVPGQEQLPLNITAARLEVDHSQQVISFLTKVEARYKDLILYTDLLKIFYQAKTETPGGKTSAGQKDDSKGAASPLGAVGIEKILRIEALGNVRIVQQDRVATGEKAIYYTQEEKIVLLGNPQLWRGESSLKGREIVFFLKDNRAVVEGDPEKRVEAVIYPSSKFQVPGKPAAKAP
- the lptB gene encoding LPS export ABC transporter ATP-binding protein — translated: MHTLKTIELTKSYRNKKVVDHVSLVVHSGEIVGLLGPNGAGKTTTFYMIVGIIKPDAGDIVIDDQSISPLPIFRRSRLGIQYLPQEPSVFRKLTVAENILAILQTLPLASLTRQTRLDGLLQELKISHLANNKAYSLSGGERRRVEITRALATSPRFVLLDEPFAGIDPLAVNDIQNIIHKLKEKGLGILISDHNVRETLGVCDRAYIMNEGSILEEGTPEKIVDSDLAKKIYLGESFRL
- a CDS encoding KdsC family phosphatase, whose protein sequence is MNVAPGDMSQEIWRRAALIKLLALDVDGVLTDGSIIYTDAGEEIKCFHVRDGHGIRLVQQAGIEVALITGRTSAAVAHRARNLHIAQVYQGIRDKVGVLTSLQATLGITPEETAVVGDDLVDLALMRQAGLAVAVADAANEVKERAHWVTSLPGGRGAVREVCETLLKARGIWEDLFQRYWVE